TTCATTCGAGATCGGGTTTGTACAAAGGAATCGCGAACGATATATTCGCTTTGGATTCGTTGCATCTACTCTTCGATTTTGTATATAAATCCcttatctttttatatttttgagcGAATTCATTGGatcctattttctttttttttccccaaaaaaCGTTCTTATTTATCATGATCTTAAAAATATCTCTAAGAAGACTACTAGAGCAAGTATGTTATCACCATGCTATGTATGCTATGGACCGATCCAGTCCATCATGCATACCACAGTAGTGTtaggatttataatatttttgacaccTCAACCAAAATACTATTAAGTATATTTGAGAAGACATAAGCAAAAGAGACtcaaaatctaataaatataaattcatatgcaaaaataagattttaaataaaataaccaaatagaataattttttatataaactataaaattTTTGAATAGGCTTACAGTGTTTTGAAATATATTAAACCTATTCAAAAATACTATTATCAAGAAAGTTCACCTATCGATCGATCCGTTAGGCTTACAGTTGTCTTTGACAAGagatatttcaagaattatgatatatatatatatatatatatatatgggatgatCTTTGGAAAATCTAAAGAAGtacatctcaagaaaagctaaattcctataatttttttagtgcaattaatatatagaaaaataaatattcgaGCCAAATTTAAGAAGGAGATTAATCGGATTGCATTATTACACTAGCAatgtaaaggaaagaaaaaagggaGGCCCTAATAAAGATAGATGGCTTCCACCATAAAACAAAGTGCTTAGACAATAAGGTTACTCATCCGTCACACACTGACAACAAAAACAACAACGTAGAACAGTGTTTGTCTCCACAAATGGATTCAGACAAGGATTTTTCTTCTCTCATGTGTGAAGCCTTCATGTTCATCTTCTGTGCACGCATCTCTTCCTCGTAGAAACTTGTAGTAGGCAAACTGCAACATGATCTGTTTGGCATACGTGTTAGGGTTTGCATGCAGAGACAAAGTACGTTGCCGTCCAAGAACTTATAATGAAGCAGGAAGAGAAGGATACAAGTAAGTCCAGAAGAATGCAGACTATGGCATCCAGCAGCCATGGTGCATTAGGTCCCACTTTTTCCCACTCGACACTTCTCACTAGTATGCTGCAACACCAAAGATTTCCATTCGAGAGCTTACTTACCATAGGTTGCTTTGTTTGATGATGATTAAGATTAGAGATAACCTTCCCACGTAGGTTGCATTTGCAGCGAGTGCAAACATGAACATCAGAGGGTTTAATccctatcaaaacatgcatcCAAGTGACCACACAAGTTATTCTAACTccacctaattaacatgctaattaAGAACAAAGATTGATAACTCTAATTAATTACCTCGACGCTTCCACGCTTCATCTGTTTCACATGCATACATGAACTCCAATCAGCAatcataacaataataattattagtaTTACTGTTGAGTGAAATTACTCACATTTAGATATATTTGAGGTAAACGACCTCCCATATAAATGGCGGCCATAATCCAACCTAATAGAAGGCCATAAAAGTTGCCTTCTAATGACTTCACCTCTGAATCCTGCAGTATTAAAAAGGAAGAATTAGGATGAATGTTGTAATTATATGCTTTTTGCTGGTATATATACCTGCAACGTTCTTCTTTCAGATGATATAATGTTCATTTCTCTGAAAGCTTTAGTTTGATATGGTAATCCGATAAAGCCTGCAACAAATGTTCCATAGCTAacctgccaaaagaagctcattcaTGCGTGCATTATGCAGTGCTTGATTATATTAGTGTAAAAACAATATACTTAGCCGCTTTTTCTTGTTAATGGACTCAATGCTACTTCTTGGAATCTCTTTGACGCCATCACGATCTAAAAGGTTAAGCAAGATAAAAGGAGAAACAGCACGATAAAAGATGTTGACTACCAGGAAGAGGAGAAGGTAATGGATAAGCAGTTCATCTACTTCATCAATGGAGGTGGAATAATGTTTAACATGTCAAAAGAAATTaagattgcaaagttatgcagatccATAAGTTAAAACCTGTTTTTCAATCTTCTCAAGTAGGGTTCTAACTATCGCAATTAGCTCCACTCAGCTGTCGGAATGTTAGCTTATCCTCATATGTGCCTTTCCAAGAGAGAACTAAGGACAGTTGTCGCAAATGACAGAGGCTGGTGTGATCCATGGGACCTCCACGATCAACCCCTTCTTATCCTTATCCAGACAGCAGGAGATCAGCTTCACTTCCCCTATTAACCGGATGAGAACGTTATCCACACACATAAGCACGTAGTACTTACTGAACGTGAGAATGTCGTCTTCTTCCTTGCAGCGGCCCCGTGGTGATGAGCTGGCGAGCCCTCGTCCTCAGAGGAGGAATCATGGAAGGCCAAGCCCTCCGATGGACCACTCCGGACCCCGAGATAAGACGTTCCCCCACACGACGGTGTCCCGCTGCTGGCCAATGACCTCGCTGACCTGTGAATGATTGACGACGACCCGATCAGCTCAGAGAACCATGCATGCATTCATGTTGTGTTGATCGAGAGATACATGTGCACATACGTGTAGTATACATCGGTGCGTGGTGATGCGTTAGCTACGGCAGTGGTGGGTATGGGACGGCTCAGATCCTCTACCTTTGGATTCA
The window above is part of the Musa acuminata AAA Group cultivar baxijiao chromosome BXJ1-1, Cavendish_Baxijiao_AAA, whole genome shotgun sequence genome. Proteins encoded here:
- the LOC135676935 gene encoding probable vacuolar amino acid transporter YPQ1 isoform X2, which encodes MAKYLAMASCSEKQKACVGWINKYFDDCVCNLSGEISFGLGMISLFCWGMAEIPQLITNFQTKSGHGVSLALLLTWVIGDVFNLVGCLLEPVTLPTQFYTALTLYYDYGLRWWKSICFDAPLEEEDNGQPLNPKVEDLSRPIPTTAVANASPRTDVYYTSARSLASSGTPSCGGTSYLGVRSGPSEGLAFHDSSSEDEGSPAHHHGAAARKKTTFSRSVSYGTFVAGFIGLPYQTKAFREMNIISSERRTLQDSEVKSLEGNFYGLLLGWIMAAIYMGGRLPQIYLNMKRGSVEGLNPLMFMFALAANATYVGSILVRSVEWEKVGPNAPWLLDAIVCILLDLLIMLQFAYYKFLRGRDACTEDEHEGFTHERRKILV
- the LOC135676935 gene encoding probable vacuolar amino acid transporter YPQ1 isoform X1; amino-acid sequence: MAKYLAMASCSEKQKACVGWINKYFDDCVCNLSGEISFGLGMISLFCWGMAEIPQLITNFQTKSGHGVSLALLLTWVIGDVFNLVGCLLEPVTLPTQFYTALLYTSTTVVLVLQTLYYDYGLRWWKSICFDAPLEEEDNGQPLNPKVEDLSRPIPTTAVANASPRTDVYYTSARSLASSGTPSCGGTSYLGVRSGPSEGLAFHDSSSEDEGSPAHHHGAAARKKTTFSRSVSYGTFVAGFIGLPYQTKAFREMNIISSERRTLQDSEVKSLEGNFYGLLLGWIMAAIYMGGRLPQIYLNMKRGSVEGLNPLMFMFALAANATYVGSILVRSVEWEKVGPNAPWLLDAIVCILLDLLIMLQFAYYKFLRGRDACTEDEHEGFTHERRKILV